One window of the Herbiconiux sp. L3-i23 genome contains the following:
- the hisF gene encoding imidazole glycerol phosphate synthase subunit HisF: protein MSLAVRVIPCLDVAAGRVVKGVNFRNLRDAGDPVELSRRYYEQGADELTFLDVTATTEERATMYDVVRRTAEQVFIPLTVGGGVRSAADVGRLLESGADKIGVNSAAIARPGLIDEIADRFGAQVVVLSLDITRSDDTPSGFVVTTHGGRRLTDLDALEWAAEATRRGAGELLVNSIDADGTKAGFDLELIRAMREISTAPVIASGGAGSVEHFPPAVEAGADAVLAASVFHSGQLTIDDVKRELSEQGVVVRS from the coding sequence ATGTCACTCGCGGTCCGCGTCATCCCGTGCCTCGACGTCGCTGCGGGGCGCGTCGTCAAAGGCGTCAACTTCCGGAACCTGCGCGACGCGGGCGACCCCGTCGAGCTCTCGCGCCGCTACTACGAGCAGGGCGCCGACGAGCTGACCTTCCTCGACGTCACCGCGACAACCGAGGAGCGCGCCACGATGTACGACGTCGTGCGTCGCACCGCCGAGCAGGTCTTCATCCCGCTCACCGTCGGTGGCGGGGTCCGTTCGGCCGCCGACGTCGGACGGCTGCTCGAGAGCGGCGCCGACAAGATCGGCGTCAACAGTGCCGCCATCGCCCGCCCCGGCCTGATCGACGAGATCGCCGACCGGTTCGGCGCCCAGGTCGTCGTCCTCTCGCTCGACATCACCCGCAGCGACGACACCCCGTCGGGATTCGTCGTCACCACGCACGGCGGGCGGCGCCTCACCGACCTCGACGCCCTCGAGTGGGCGGCTGAGGCGACCCGCCGCGGCGCGGGGGAGCTGCTCGTCAACTCGATCGATGCCGACGGCACCAAGGCCGGGTTCGACCTCGAACTCATCCGCGCGATGCGCGAAATCAGCACGGCCCCCGTCATCGCCTCCGGCGGCGCGGGGTCCGTGGAGCACTTCCCGCCCGCCGTCGAGGCCGGCGCCGACGCCGTGCTCGCCGCGTCGGTCTTCCACTCCGGTCAGCTGACGATCGACGACGTGAAGCGGGAACTGTCAGAGCAGGGAGTGGTGGTCAGGTCATGA
- a CDS encoding anthranilate synthase component I codes for MTDTTREQFETLLEDHRVVPVVRELFAGEETPVGIFRKLALRANGEARPGTFLLESAEQGGIWSRWSFIGVASFGVLTQQGDQVVWQDYGLPAERVVGDTAVAPLDALAGIVERWKTPRIEGMPPLTGGLVGFVGWEAIRQIERLPDAPPADFDIPGQALTFVSELVAVDHRTGTVLLVATALADGEDGADALWADAQTRLDSLQRRLAQPMEADLSVADLTLAAEPRLRTPRGDFLAAVDRAKEYIRDGDIFQVVVSQRFELDLVAAPLDVYRVLRSLNPSPYMYLLAFEKPDGGAYSIVGSSPEALVKISAGRVFTHPIAGSKPRGATPDEDAANADTLLADPKERAEHLMLVDLARNDVAKVCRAGSVEVTEFMRIERFSHIMHLVSSVEGELRPDRNAVDVFRATFPAGTLSGAPKPRALEIIDELEPAQRGVYGGVVGYFDFAGDADLAIAIRTALLDGGIARVQAGGGLVADSDPASEYLESQNKAAAPLRAVAVANALRRVN; via the coding sequence ATGACTGACACCACCCGGGAGCAGTTCGAGACCCTCCTCGAGGACCACCGCGTCGTCCCCGTCGTCCGCGAGCTGTTCGCGGGCGAGGAGACGCCCGTCGGCATCTTCCGCAAGCTCGCCCTCCGCGCGAACGGCGAGGCCCGCCCCGGCACCTTCCTGCTCGAGTCGGCCGAGCAGGGCGGCATCTGGTCGCGCTGGTCGTTCATCGGCGTCGCCTCCTTCGGCGTGCTCACCCAGCAGGGGGATCAGGTGGTCTGGCAGGACTACGGCCTTCCGGCCGAGCGCGTCGTCGGCGACACCGCCGTCGCGCCCCTCGACGCGCTCGCCGGCATCGTCGAACGCTGGAAGACCCCGCGGATCGAGGGGATGCCGCCGCTCACCGGAGGCCTCGTCGGGTTCGTCGGCTGGGAGGCGATCCGGCAGATCGAACGGCTTCCCGACGCCCCTCCCGCGGATTTCGACATCCCGGGCCAGGCCCTCACCTTCGTCTCTGAGCTCGTCGCAGTCGACCACCGGACCGGCACGGTGCTCCTCGTCGCCACCGCTCTCGCCGACGGCGAGGACGGCGCCGACGCACTGTGGGCCGACGCGCAGACGCGCCTCGACTCCCTGCAGCGGCGGCTCGCTCAGCCGATGGAGGCCGACCTGTCGGTCGCCGATCTGACCCTCGCCGCCGAACCGCGTCTGCGGACCCCGCGCGGCGACTTCCTCGCCGCGGTCGACCGGGCGAAGGAGTACATCCGCGACGGCGACATCTTCCAGGTCGTCGTCTCGCAGCGCTTCGAACTCGACCTCGTCGCCGCCCCGCTCGACGTCTACCGTGTGCTCCGCTCGCTCAACCCGAGCCCGTACATGTACCTGCTCGCCTTCGAGAAGCCCGACGGCGGCGCGTACTCGATCGTCGGCTCGTCGCCCGAGGCGCTCGTCAAGATCTCGGCCGGGCGCGTGTTCACCCACCCCATCGCCGGGTCGAAACCGCGCGGGGCGACCCCCGACGAGGACGCCGCCAACGCCGACACGCTGCTCGCCGACCCGAAGGAGCGCGCCGAGCACCTGATGCTCGTCGACCTGGCTCGCAACGACGTCGCCAAGGTGTGCCGCGCCGGATCGGTCGAGGTCACCGAGTTCATGCGGATCGAGCGCTTCAGCCACATCATGCACCTCGTCTCCTCCGTCGAAGGCGAGCTCCGGCCCGACCGCAACGCCGTCGACGTGTTCCGCGCCACCTTCCCGGCGGGCACCCTCTCCGGCGCTCCCAAGCCCCGGGCGCTCGAGATCATCGACGAGCTCGAGCCCGCCCAGCGCGGCGTCTACGGGGGAGTGGTGGGCTACTTCGACTTCGCGGGCGACGCCGACCTCGCCATCGCGATCAGGACAGCGCTCCTCGACGGCGGCATCGCCCGGGTCCAGGCCGGAGGCGGCCTCGTCGCCGACTCCGACCCCGCATCCGAGTACCTCGAGTCGCAGAACAAGG
- the hisI gene encoding phosphoribosyl-AMP cyclohydrolase translates to MSTDEIERAVASATYGDDGLLPAIIQEESTRDVLMLGYMDAEAVRRTLSEGRVTFWSRSRQEYWRKGDTSGHYQHVRAAAFDCDSDALLVTVHQTGPACHTGAHACFDVHPLAPVLGEPGADAEGAGDD, encoded by the coding sequence ATGTCTACCGACGAGATCGAGCGCGCCGTCGCCTCCGCGACGTACGGCGACGATGGCCTGCTGCCCGCGATCATCCAGGAGGAGAGCACGCGCGACGTGCTCATGCTCGGGTACATGGACGCCGAGGCGGTGCGCCGCACCCTCTCGGAGGGGCGGGTGACCTTCTGGTCGCGCAGCCGCCAGGAGTACTGGCGCAAGGGCGACACGTCCGGCCACTACCAGCACGTGCGGGCCGCGGCCTTCGACTGCGACTCCGACGCGCTGCTCGTGACCGTGCACCAGACCGGACCCGCGTGCCACACCGGCGCGCACGCCTGCTTCGACGTGCATCCGCTCGCGCCCGTGCTCGGCGAGCCCGGCGCCGACGCTGAAGGGGCGGGCGATGACTGA